From a single Mycobacteriales bacterium genomic region:
- a CDS encoding DUF1800 domain-containing protein, with product MPANATADDVARLFGRAAFGATKTDLANWTGKPYADAVNSLFPTSQVPLADEPRRVVLESGTTDLLASQRWWLNRMATTQYPLVERMTLFWHTHFATGYANPPDVGHMIRQNQTIRVNALGDFRQLLYQLTIDPAMLYWLSGNQNRRNAINENYARELMELFTMGTKPQTYTETDIRQAAKALSGWYVKSDRTAAFDTNRHDRSTKTFFGESVGGYPGGDAREATEYQLVCDLVLKQPTAALFLAYKMVCSFAFVPPVTSLLVDPPPIVTAVANALRPATPTGVWDIAAAMRTLLLHDDFRYADHAAGEALVRSPIEVTVHLSKPMGVNCDPPGGLQNTSAYNNNIPITALRRMGQVPFQPPNVGGWPKGIAWLSDITTRARYDLAQYMLAAWTAQSKQNLYPLPASTDTAGWLQFLGLGHLSTTTQQQLSTYLANSGTSDEKTKQNSVLLLLVASPDWQVM from the coding sequence GTGCCCGCGAACGCGACCGCCGACGACGTAGCCCGGCTGTTCGGGCGGGCGGCGTTCGGCGCCACGAAGACCGACCTGGCGAACTGGACCGGCAAGCCCTACGCCGACGCCGTCAACTCGCTGTTCCCGACCTCGCAGGTGCCGCTGGCGGACGAGCCGCGCCGCGTCGTGCTGGAGAGCGGCACGACGGACCTGCTCGCCTCGCAGCGGTGGTGGCTCAACCGGATGGCCACCACGCAGTACCCGCTGGTCGAGCGGATGACGTTGTTCTGGCACACCCACTTCGCGACGGGCTACGCGAACCCGCCCGACGTGGGCCACATGATCCGCCAGAACCAGACGATCCGCGTGAACGCGCTCGGCGACTTCCGGCAGCTCCTGTACCAGCTGACCATCGACCCCGCGATGCTCTACTGGCTCTCCGGCAACCAGAACCGCCGCAACGCGATCAACGAGAACTACGCGCGCGAACTCATGGAGCTGTTCACCATGGGCACCAAGCCGCAGACGTACACCGAGACCGACATCCGGCAGGCCGCGAAGGCGCTGTCCGGCTGGTACGTGAAGAGCGACCGCACGGCGGCGTTCGACACGAACCGGCACGACCGGTCGACGAAGACGTTCTTCGGCGAGTCGGTCGGCGGCTACCCGGGCGGCGACGCGCGCGAGGCGACCGAGTACCAGCTCGTCTGCGACCTGGTGCTCAAGCAGCCGACGGCGGCGCTGTTCCTCGCCTACAAGATGGTCTGCTCGTTCGCGTTCGTGCCGCCGGTGACCAGCCTGCTGGTCGACCCGCCGCCGATCGTCACCGCCGTGGCGAACGCGCTGCGCCCGGCCACGCCGACCGGCGTCTGGGACATCGCGGCGGCGATGCGCACGCTGCTGCTGCACGACGACTTCCGCTACGCCGACCACGCCGCCGGCGAGGCGCTGGTGCGGTCGCCGATCGAGGTGACGGTCCACCTCAGCAAGCCGATGGGCGTCAACTGCGACCCGCCCGGCGGTCTCCAGAACACCAGCGCGTACAACAACAACATCCCCATCACCGCGCTGCGCCGCATGGGCCAGGTGCCGTTCCAGCCGCCGAACGTCGGCGGCTGGCCGAAGGGCATCGCCTGGCTCTCCGACATCACGACGAGGGCCCGCTACGACCTCGCGCAGTACATGCTCGCCGCCTGGACCGCGCAGTCGAAGCAGAACCTCTACCCGCTGCCCGCCTCCACCGACACCGCCGGCTGGCTCCAGTTCCTCGGCCTCGGGCACCTGTCGACGACGACGCAGCAGCAGCTCTCCACGTACCTCGCGAACTCCGGCACGAGCGACGAGAAGACCAAGCAGAACTCCGTGCTGCTGCTCCTCGTGGCCAGCCCCGACTGGCAGGTGATGTGA
- the thiH gene encoding 2-iminoacetate synthase ThiH — protein MSEQPGLFAAELAALDLTTLANAAYTDADVTAALRRDKRDLRDLAALLSPAAEARVEELARAAAASTLQRFGRAVRLFAPLYVSNACLSTCTYCGFSKGLDVTRRTLTPDEVEAEAKLLGDRGFRHLLLVAGEHRVEVSQAYLVEVVERLAPFVPSISIETQTWSDDTYARLVEAGVEGVVHYQETYDRARYAEVHAAGWKRDYDRRLASTERAAAGGVRRLGIGALLGLAPDWRADVLAVAAHAAFLLKRFWRTEVTVALPRIKPSASGFQPVADVTDRRYVQALAALRLYEPEAGIVLSTREPAALRDGLVRIAVTHMSAGSSTEPGGYSHPGEAQEQFAVSDERSPADVAAMLAAAGYEPVWKDAFPLREVAGGQPAEIGS, from the coding sequence GTGAGCGAGCAGCCGGGGCTGTTCGCCGCCGAGCTCGCCGCGCTGGACCTGACGACGCTCGCCAACGCCGCGTACACCGACGCCGACGTCACCGCCGCGCTGCGCCGCGACAAGCGCGACCTGCGCGACCTCGCCGCGTTGCTCTCGCCCGCCGCGGAGGCGCGCGTCGAGGAGCTGGCGCGGGCGGCGGCGGCATCGACGCTGCAACGGTTCGGGCGCGCGGTGCGGCTGTTCGCGCCGCTCTACGTGTCCAACGCCTGCCTGTCGACGTGCACCTACTGCGGCTTCTCCAAAGGCCTCGACGTCACCCGCCGCACGCTCACCCCGGACGAGGTCGAGGCCGAGGCGAAGCTGCTGGGGGACAGGGGTTTCCGGCACCTGCTGCTCGTCGCGGGCGAGCACCGCGTCGAGGTGTCGCAGGCGTACCTCGTCGAGGTCGTGGAGCGGCTGGCGCCGTTCGTGCCGAGCATCTCCATCGAGACGCAGACGTGGAGCGACGACACGTATGCGCGGCTGGTCGAGGCGGGCGTCGAGGGCGTCGTGCACTACCAGGAGACCTACGACCGCGCCCGCTACGCGGAGGTCCACGCCGCCGGCTGGAAGCGCGACTACGACCGCCGCCTCGCCTCCACCGAACGCGCCGCCGCCGGCGGCGTCCGCCGCCTCGGCATCGGCGCGCTGCTCGGGCTGGCGCCGGACTGGCGGGCCGACGTGCTCGCGGTGGCGGCACACGCGGCGTTCCTGCTGAAGCGGTTCTGGCGCACCGAGGTGACGGTCGCGCTGCCGCGCATCAAGCCGTCGGCGTCGGGGTTCCAGCCGGTCGCGGACGTGACGGACCGCCGGTACGTGCAGGCGCTCGCCGCGCTGCGGCTGTACGAGCCGGAGGCCGGGATCGTGCTGTCGACGCGGGAGCCGGCGGCGCTGCGCGACGGGCTGGTGCGCATCGCGGTGACCCACATGAGCGCCGGGTCGTCCACCGAGCCGGGCGGCTACTCGCATCCGGGCGAGGCGCAGGAGCAGTTCGCGGTGTCCGACGAACGCAGCCCCGCCGACGTGGCGGCCATGCTCGCGGCGGCCGGCTACGAGCCGGTGTGGAAGGACGCGTTCCCGCTCCGCGAGGTCGCCGGCGGTCAGCCGGCCGAGATCGGCTCGTAG